A genomic stretch from Barnesiella intestinihominis YIT 11860 includes:
- a CDS encoding NAD(P)H-dependent glycerol-3-phosphate dehydrogenase, which translates to MPIPGKIAIMGGGSWATALAKLALNNADNILWYMRRDDRIADFKQTGHNPVYLSDVTFDTSRIHFSSDINEIADAADTLLLVTPSPYMKSHLKKLSADISKKFVVTAIKGIVPDENMIVTEYLQNFYHVPESHLAVIGGPCHAEEVALERLSYLTIGCNDLQKARSFADILASPKLKTIISSDVKGIEYSAVLKNVYAIAAGICHGMKSGDNFQAMLVSNALNEMDRFLQAVSPCRDRNISDSVYLGDLLVTAYSRFSRNHNFGSMIGRGYSVSAAKMEMEMIAEGYFGTKCIYEINERYKVNMPILQCVYDILYKKVLPRHAIESIYDTFL; encoded by the coding sequence ATGCCTATACCCGGTAAAATAGCGATCATGGGAGGTGGCAGTTGGGCGACAGCTTTGGCAAAGCTGGCGCTTAATAATGCCGATAATATCCTATGGTACATGCGTCGAGACGACCGTATCGCCGATTTCAAACAAACAGGTCACAATCCTGTATATTTGTCCGATGTCACATTCGACACATCTCGAATACATTTCAGTTCCGACATCAACGAAATCGCCGATGCGGCCGACACATTGCTCTTGGTGACTCCATCGCCCTACATGAAGTCCCATTTAAAGAAACTGTCGGCCGACATCAGTAAAAAATTTGTCGTGACAGCGATAAAAGGAATCGTTCCCGACGAAAATATGATCGTCACCGAATACCTGCAAAATTTCTATCACGTGCCGGAATCCCACTTGGCCGTAATCGGGGGGCCATGCCATGCCGAGGAAGTAGCGCTCGAACGGCTCTCCTATCTCACCATCGGGTGTAACGATCTGCAAAAAGCGAGAAGTTTCGCCGACATATTGGCGAGTCCCAAGCTGAAAACCATTATCTCCTCCGATGTAAAAGGTATTGAATATTCTGCCGTATTAAAAAACGTCTATGCCATAGCCGCCGGGATTTGTCATGGTATGAAGAGCGGAGATAATTTTCAAGCTATGCTCGTATCCAACGCCTTGAACGAAATGGACCGTTTTTTACAAGCAGTCTCCCCATGCCGGGACAGAAACATCAGCGACTCGGTATATTTGGGAGACCTTTTGGTTACCGCCTATTCCCGGTTCAGCCGCAATCACAATTTCGGATCCATGATAGGACGTGGTTACTCCGTCAGCGCCGCAAAAATGGAAATGGAGATGATTGCCGAAGGATATTTCGGCACGAAGTGTATTTACGAAATAAACGAACGATACAAGGTGAACATGCCCATACTGCAATGTGTTTATGATATACTCTACAAAAAAGTATTGCCCCGGCACGCCATCGAAAGTATATATGATACATTTCTGTAA